Proteins encoded in a region of the Apostichopus japonicus isolate 1M-3 chromosome 19, ASM3797524v1, whole genome shotgun sequence genome:
- the LOC139959512 gene encoding uncharacterized protein yields the protein MTSQLELEKLVSIGEKLGLKGVELKQFLDDERDKLKQERDEERDRRAKQRAIDAHEQEEDRQRQEKIEREKAKQLEIQLKIEEAKQAQAEAQAQIGNGGYHGNGSAARSRPPKLPPFNQEKDDIDAYINRFERYATLQGWDRDTVWATSLSALIQGCGLFEYSSLSLEDSKDYDKVKQALLRAYHLTADGFRKKFRDIRPAHEDTGTKYVTKLKNYLHRWMELEEVTTYEQLQDIILREQFLNSCSKDLETFLKERKPKNITTMGEFTDQYVEAHGGWYPGHSKNSRSTQNSNSTRNQNRNNGRFHNHNQKFQQQNQKGKTYSGQRSEPRKCYICDKPGHFARDCRTKRMQTMALMTDVFSDMMEKRASTLTEQNLPDKKETGGACTDIEAFMMVKPDPHLFQASKKGFFTLDCGHKLTVLTQVTAACKDQNLSSMPVQMGKIGNQSVKVLRDSGCSGVVVRSQYVKPSQMTGDVKTCILIDGTVRQYPVANILVDTPYFSGSVSALCMNDPVYDLILGNVPGVREPTNPDPNWEESQTQDQPVQPPPNVTKPMAIRNDDDPNTVAAAQTRSQSKAKEKPFKKLKVSSPIGEEVTADMLREKQQQDPTLEKIRQLAETGDDKVSKNGSTHKYVKSSGILYREFSSPRVEFGNRFRQVVVPVDYRDHVLKVAHESILGGHQGSKKTRDKVMSDFTWPGMQADVTRYCQSCDVCQRTLPKGRVTKVPLGSMPLIEEPFQRVAVDLVGPIKPATERGHRYILVLVDYATRYPEAVPMKTIEAESVAEELLGIYSRLGFPKEVLTDQGSQFVSGVMKEVSRLLSIRRLTTTPYHAMCNGLVEKFNGTLKAMLKKMCDERPKDWDRYIDPLLFAYRETPQESTGFSPFELLYGRTVRGPMRILKELWTGESEVSETKTVYQYVLDLQERLEQTCQLAREEIKKSRQRYKTYYNKKARVRNMKVGEEVLLLLPTDKNKLLMQWKGPFPIVEKVGTMNYKIDFGHRVKTFHANLLKKYNRREVAATMFEMPIQSMYEVVCTSVLEDEPQEESGISELKSFSTDDLIHLPPMFQKERSTDVNISGQLGKTKTQQVQQILTEFEDSLTDLPGKTKLGEHVIKVSDTTPIRSKPYPIPHALRDDIRKEIQSMLRMGVISHSKSPYACPLVALKKPDGSLRACCDTRKINMITEFDAEPVPDQEEIFAKLSKDCYFSKIDLSKGYWQIPMAKESKPLTAFVTHDGLYEFNMMPFGLVNSGATFNRVMRKLLKGIENVHSYVDDILIHTQTWEEHLQRVKEVFTRIKKANLTARPTKCFIGYNEVEFLGHIIGEGRVKPKPDKIKAIQQAERPTTKTQVRSFLGLVGYYRKFVPNFAAVAVPLTNCTKKGEPNVIRWGESQEQAFQTLKSKLASSPILQLPDLHREFTLRTDASDTGVGAILLQEFAGEKFPVAYASKKLNKSQMRYSVMERECLAVVWAVLKFEPYLYGKEFVIETDHQPLTCIRKSKVANGRIMRWALALQPYRYRIQVIKGADNVGADYLSRSTEIMQANFLSFISKEL from the coding sequence AAGTTAGGTCTCAAAGGTGTAGAACTAAAACAATTCTTAGATGATGAAAGGGACAAGCTTAAGCAAGAACGAGATGAAGAAAGAGATCGAAGAGCTAAGCAAAGGGCGATTGATGCACACGAACAAGAAGAAGATAGGCAGAGACAAGAAAAGATAGAAAGAGAAAAGGCAAAGCAGTTAGAAATACAACTCAAGATAGAAGAAGCAAAGCAAGCCCAAGCTGAGGCACAAGCACAGATAGGCAATGGAGGTTATCATGGTAATGGTAGTGCAGCAAGAAGTAGACCACCTAAACTGCCACCATTCAACCAAGAGAAAGACGACATTGATGCATATATCAATAGATTTGAACGTTATGCCACATTGCAAGGTTGGGATAGGGATACTGTATGGGCCACAAGTCTTTCAGCACTTATTCAAGGTTGTggattgtttgaatattcatcactttcACTTGAGGATTCCAAAGATTACGACAAGGTAAAGCAAGCCTTATTACGTGCATACCACCTTACAGCCGATGGTTTTAGGAAGAAATTTCGTGATATTAGACCTGCACATGAAGATACAGGAACCAAGTATGTCACAAAATTAAAGAATTATCTCCATAGATGGATGGAATTAGAGGAAGTAACTACTTATGAACAACTCCAAGACATAATATTGAGAGAGCAGTTCTTGAACTCATGTAGCAAAGATTTGGAAACAtttctgaaagaaagaaagccgAAGAACATCACAACAATGGGTGAATTTACCGATCAATATGTAGAAGCACATGGAGGTTGGTATCCTGGTCACTCCAAGAATAGTAGAAGTACTCAAAACAGTAATTCCACGAGGAACCAGAATCGTAACAACGGAAGATTCCACAATCACAATCAGAAGTTCCAGCAACAAAATCAGAAAGGGAAAACGTATTCTGGGCAGAGAAGTGAACCCAGGAAATGCTATATTTGTGATAAACCAGGCCACTTTGCAAGAGACTGTAGGACAAAGCGAATGCAAACCATGGCTCTTATGACAGATGTATTTAGTGACATGATGGAGAAACGCGCCTCAACTTTGACCGAACAGAACCTTCCAGACAAAAAGGAAACTGGCGGTGCATGTACAGACATTGAGGCATTCATGATGGTAAAGCCAGATCCTCATCTATTCCAAGCAAGTAAGAAGGGATTCTTCACATTAGACTGTGGTCACAAGTTAACTGTATTGACTCAAGTTACAGCCGCATGTAAAGATCAGAATTTATCGTCGATGCCTGTTCAAATGGGTAAGATAGGGAATCAAAGTGTTAAAGTATTACGGGACAGTGGATGCAGTGGTGTAGTTGTAAGATCTCAGTACGTCAAGCCCAGCCAAATGACAGGTGACGTTAAAACTTGCATCCTGATTGACGGTACGGTACGACAATATCCCGTTGCCAACATACTCGTGGATACTCCATACTTCTCAGGTTCAGTTTCGGCCTTGTGTATGAATGATCCAGTCTATGATTTAATTCTAGGGAATGTCCCAGGTGTACGAGAACCTACCAATCCAGACCCGAATTGGGAAGAGTCACAGACACAGGATCAACCAGTACAACCACCACCAAATGTAACCAAGCCTATGGCAATAAGGAATGATGATGACCCAAATACAGTTGCCGCAGCACAGACAAGGAGTCAGAGCAAAGCAAAAGAGAAGccctttaaaaagttaaaggtATCGTCCCCGATTGGTGAAGAGGTTACTGCAGACATGCTACGTGAAAAGCAACAACAGGACCCCACCTTGGAAAAAATCAGACAGTTAGCCGAAACAGGAGATGATAAAGTGAGTAAAAATGGGAGTACTCATAAATATGTGAAGTCCAGTGGCATTCTCTACAGAGAATTTAGTTCTCCTCGAGTGGAATTTGGAAACAGATTTAGGCAGGTAGTAGTTCCAGTTGACTACAGAGATCATGTATTAAAGGTAGCACACGAATCGATTCTAGGGGGTCATCAAGGATCCAAAAAGACGCGTGATAAAGTAATGAGTGACTTTACATGGCCTGGAATGCAAGCAGACGTTACCAGGTATTGTCAGTCGTGTGATGTATGCCAAAGAACCCTCCCTAAAGGTCGTGTTACTAAAGTACCATTAGGAAGTATGCCGCTGATTGAAGAACCATTTCAAAGGGTAGCAGTAGACTTAGTAGGACCGATCAAGCCAGCCACAGAGCGTGGACATCGATACATATTGGTTTTAGTTGACTACGCAACTAGATACCCAGAAGCAGTACCAATGAAAACCATTGAAGCTGAGTCAGTAGCTGAGGAACTCCTTGGAATTTATTCAAGATTAGGCTTCCCAAAAGAAGTATTAACTGACCAAGGATCTCAGTTTGTCTCTGGCGTCATGAAAGAAGTTAGCCGATTATTGTCAATTCGCCGATTAACCACGACTCCGTACCATGCCATGTGCAATGGGTTGGTAGAGAAATTTAATGGCACATTGAAAGCAATGTTAAAGAAGATGTGCGATGAAAGGCCTAAAGATTGGGACAGATATATAGATCCCCTACTGTTTGCGTACAGGGAAACGCCACAGGAAAGCACAGGCTTCTCGCCATTTGAACTGCTATATGGGCGGACCGTGCGTGGTCCTATGCGGATTCTTAAGGAATTATGGACCGGCGAATCAGAAGTAAGTGAGACGAAGACTGTGTACCAGTACGTGTTGGACTTACAGGAACGTTTGGAGCAAACATGTCAACTAGCACGTGAGGAGATCAAGAAGTCTAGACAAAGGTACAAAACGTACTACAACAAGAAAGCAAGAGTAAGAAACATGAAAGTAGGAGAAGAagtcctcctccttctccccaCTGATAAGAACAAGCTACTTATGCAGTGGAAGGGACCATTTCCAATAGTGGAGAAAGTTGGTACAATGAACTACAAAATAGACTTTGGCCATAGGGTCAAAACATTTCACGCCAACCTGCTAAAGAAATATAACAGACGTGAAGTGGCAGCCACTATGTTCGAGATGCCAATACAAAGTATGTATGAAGTTGTCTGCACATCGGTTCTAGAAGATGAACCACAAGAGGAATCTGGTATATCTGAACTCAAATCATTTTCCACAGATGATCTTATACATCTTCCACCTATGTTTCAGAAGGAGCGAAGTACTGATGTGAATATCAGCGGACAattaggaaaaacaaaaactcaaCAGGTACAACAAATATTGACAGAGTTTGAAGACAGTTTGACTGACCTACCGGGGAAGACAAAGCTCGGTGAACATGTCATCAAAGTCAGCGATACAACACCTATAAGGAGTAAACCTTATCCAATACCACATGCTCTTCGAGATGATATCCGCAAGGAGATCCAAAGTATGCTGAGGATGGGCGTAATATCGCACAGCAAAAGTCCATACGCTTGTCCGTTGGTAGCATTAAAGAAGCCGGATGGATCTTTGAGGGCCTGTTGCGACACACgcaaaattaacatgatcaCGGAGTTTGATGCTGAGCCTGTTCCAGACCAGGAAGAGATTTTTGCAAAGTTATCCAAGGATTGCTACTTCAGTAAAATCGATCTGAGCAAAGGTTACTGGCAAATCCCAATGGCAAAAGAGTCGAAGCCATTAACAGCATTTGTGACTCATGATGGGTTATACGAGTTCAATATGATGCCATTTGGTCTTGTGAATTCTGGTGCTACATTCAACAGAGTGATGAGGAAGCTTCTTAAAGGAATTGAGAATGTCCATAGTTATGTAGATGATATCCTGATACACACTCAGACATGGGAGGAACATCTCCAGAGAGTAAAAGAAGTCTTCACAAGAATCAAGAAAGCCAACTTGACGGCTAGACctacaaaatgtttcattgggTACAATGAGGTGGAATTTTTAGGACATATTATAGGAGAAGGTAGAGTAAAGCCCAAACCTGACAAAATTAAAGCCATTCAGCAAGCAGAGAGACCAACTACAAAGACTCAAGTGAGATCATTCTTAGGGTTGGTAGGTTACTACAGGAAGTTTGTACCAAACTTCGCAGCCGTGGCAGTACCACTGACTAACTGTACAAAGAAAGGGGAACCAAACGTGATTAGATGGGGCGAGAGCCAGGAACAGGCGTTCCAAACACTGAAGAGTAAGCTTGCAAGCTCACCGATACTTCAGCTCCCCGACCTCCACAGAGAATTCACACTTCGGACAGACGCTTCGGATACAGGAGTTGGTGCGATCCTTCTTCAGGAGTTTGCAGGTGAAAAATTTCCAGTAGCCTATGCTAGCAAAAAGCTGAACAAGAGTCAAATGAGATACTCAGTGATGGAGAGAGAATGCTTGGCCGTAGTCTGGGCTGTACTCAAGTTTGAGCCATATCTCTATGGCAAGGAATTTGTAATAGAGACAGACCATCAACCATTGACATGCATTCGGAAGTCGAAAGTGGCAAATGGAAGGATAATGAGGTGGGCACTGGCATTACAGCCATATCGTTACCGCATCCAAGTGATAAAGGGAGCCGATAATGTAGGGGCTGACTACTTGAGTAGAAGTACAGAAATAATGCAAGCCAATTTCTTATCCTTCATCAGCAAAGAGCTGTAA